A genomic window from Lactobacillus sp. ESL0677 includes:
- a CDS encoding C39 family peptidase yields MYKKLIFAMIAALSLMGWKSTTSVKAATIDPANSQNTVEQTSKTDDTEQDSTTSENSVTTTPAKPKPQKQGWVVKGKSTYYYQSGKKAKGVVKIGQSHYLFNKNGVMLTGVRKTPHKTTYSYYKANGERSENSASTKKAYYWIKKGKITGIKNNAKVVSQRPELPTGCEMTAVTMMLNFAGVKVSKFTVAKKTPRSSNPDKGFIGSPYKEYPGGYWVTPNGIKGVVKHYLGKAKVMTGDSLTAVKNKLLHSHLVVAWVKDVDGFSNHALALTGYHNGQIFYNDPWTGKKSAMSDGSFLKHWRGDGLRALSY; encoded by the coding sequence ATGTATAAAAAACTCATTTTTGCAATGATTGCTGCTTTGTCATTAATGGGCTGGAAATCGACAACATCAGTTAAGGCTGCCACTATAGACCCAGCTAACAGTCAGAATACTGTTGAACAAACAAGTAAAACTGATGATACTGAGCAAGATAGCACTACTAGTGAAAATAGCGTGACGACTACTCCTGCAAAGCCTAAGCCACAAAAGCAGGGCTGGGTAGTCAAGGGTAAGAGCACATATTACTATCAATCCGGTAAAAAGGCTAAAGGCGTCGTTAAGATTGGGCAAAGCCATTATTTGTTTAATAAAAATGGTGTGATGCTAACGGGTGTTCGCAAGACGCCACATAAAACAACGTATAGCTATTACAAGGCAAATGGTGAACGGAGCGAAAATTCTGCTTCAACTAAAAAAGCATATTATTGGATTAAAAAGGGTAAGATTACTGGTATTAAAAATAATGCTAAGGTAGTTAGCCAAAGACCAGAATTGCCAACAGGTTGCGAGATGACTGCCGTGACAATGATGTTGAACTTCGCTGGTGTCAAGGTTTCTAAATTTACGGTTGCCAAGAAAACCCCGCGCAGCAGTAATCCAGATAAAGGCTTTATTGGTTCGCCTTATAAGGAATATCCAGGTGGCTATTGGGTAACACCGAATGGCATTAAGGGTGTTGTTAAGCATTACTTGGGTAAAGCCAAGGTCATGACCGGTGATAGTTTAACGGCCGTTAAAAATAAACTGCTACATTCACATTTAGTTGTTGCTTGGGTTAAGGATGTTGATGGCTTTTCTAATCATGCCTTGGCACTGACTGGCTATCATAATGGACAAATTTTTTATAATGATCCTTGGACAGGCAAA
- the rplL gene encoding 50S ribosomal protein L7/L12, which produces MALDTEKIIEDLKGASILELNDLVKAIEDEFDVTAAAPVAAAGAGAEAAAKSTYDVELTEAGQEKVKVIKAVRDITGLGLKDSKDMVDGAPKNVKEGVSEDEANDIKSKLEEVGATVTLK; this is translated from the coding sequence ATGGCTTTAGATACTGAAAAGATTATTGAAGACTTAAAAGGTGCTTCAATTCTTGAATTAAATGACCTTGTAAAGGCTATTGAAGATGAATTTGATGTTACTGCTGCTGCTCCAGTTGCTGCTGCAGGTGCTGGTGCCGAAGCTGCTGCTAAGTCAACTTACGATGTTGAATTGACTGAAGCAGGTCAAGAAAAGGTTAAGGTTATTAAGGCTGTTCGTGACATTACTGGTCTTGGCCTTAAGGACTCAAAGGACATGGTTGATGGTGCTCCTAAGAACGTTAAGGAAGGCGTTTCTGAAGACGAAGCTAACGACATTAAGTCTAAGCTTGAAGAAGTTGGAGCTACTGTAACCCTTAAATAG